The sequence GTTCCAAGTTCCAAGTTGAAAACGGCGACGTAAACGGGCCGTTCACTTGGAACTTGGAACTTGAAACTTGGAACTCTTACGCCGGGGGGGAAGGCAGGATTCGCATGGCGTACAAAGTTGACCTCGACATTTACAATGGTCCGATGGACCTCCTTCTCTACCTCATCCGCCGCGAGGAGGTCGACATCCGCGACATCCCCATCGCGCGGATCGCCGACCAGTACATCGCCTACCTGGACGTGCTGAAGTCGCTGGACATCGAACTGGCCGGCGACTTCATCGTCCTGGCGGCGACGCTGCTGGAACTGAAGAGCGCGGCCGTGCTGCCCCGCCCGCCCGCGCCCGAGGAAGGCCAGGAGGCG is a genomic window of Planctomycetota bacterium containing:
- a CDS encoding segregation/condensation protein A translates to MAYKVDLDIYNGPMDLLLYLIRREEVDIRDIPIARIADQYIAYLDVLKSLDIELAGDFIVLAATLLELKSAAVLPRPPAPEEGQEAELEEDPRETLIRQLLEYRRFKEAAALLDDRGRDMARRFPRQFDDRLLADLAEESDM